TTCTTGCGCAATTGAAACCAGGTGATTATGTCACGTTTGCAAAGACTTCTATAACAGAAGCGACGGAGCTTTACATCGAGAAAGAACAAAATATGAATCTATTAAAGAAGTTCATCGCTTTACAAGCGTAAAGCAGGAGGAGAGATAGCGTATGGTTACCGTTGACTTAAATTGTGATTTAGGAGAAGGCTTTGGTGCATATAAGATAGGAAACGATGATAAAATTCTTCCGTTTGTTTCATCAGTAAATATTGCATGCGGTTTTCATGCTGGTGATCCAACTGTCATGCGTCAAACTGTTGAAAAAGCGTTGTACCACAATGTGGAAATAGGAGCACATCCAGGGTTTCCGGACTTAATTGGATTTGGTAGAAGAATGATGTATATTTCGCCAGAAGAGGTCTATGATTATGTTTTATATCAAATAGGGGCATTAGATGGATTTATAAGAGCGGCAGGAGGAAGGATGCACCATATAAAACCGCACGGTGCACTTTATAATATGGCAGCCACTGATCAAGAGATTGCGGATGCAATTGCAAAAGCAATTTATCATATAAATCCAGATTTATTTCTGTATGGATTAGCGAAAAGTAAATTTATACAAGCAGCTGAAAAATATGAACTGAAACTCGTGCAGGAAGCATTTGCCGATCGTACGTATCAATTAGATGGAACATTAACAAGCCGAACAGAAGAAAATGCACTCATAAAAAATGAAGATATAGCAATTGAACAAGTGTTGCAGATGGTTAAGGAAAGAAATGTAAAAGCAGTTGGTGGAAAGATTATCAATATCGATGCACAAACAATTTGCATACACGGTGATGGTGAGCATGCAGTTCAATTTGCAGAAAGAATATACAGAACATTTAGATTAAATGATATTTCTATTTGTGCACCAAAGTAGAATAAGGAGGAGATACATAGATGTTGAAACTAATTGGAATATTGCTTGTAGCTGTTGGATTTTTATTTCGCCTTAATACGTTATTGGTTGTAATGGTTGCAGGAATTGTTACTGGTATGGTTGCGGGGATGAGTTTTTATGATGTCATAAGTATGTTTGGAAAGTTTTTTATAGAAAACCGATATATGTCTATGCCAATATTATTAACTTTGCCTGTAATTGGAATTTTAGAACGATATGGACTGAAGGAACGTGCAGAAGCATTGATATCAAAATCTAAGGGAGCAACGACTGGTAGAGTATTAATGTCATATTTTACAATTCGTGAGGCTTCGGCAGCGGTAGGACTAAATATTGGGGGACATGCTCAAACAGTAAGGCCTCTTGTTGCACCGATGGCAGAAGGTGCAGCTCATGGACGTTATGGAAAACTACCAGAAAAATTAAAAGAAAAGATTAAAGCGAATGCAGCGGCAGCTGAAAATACGGCATGGTTTTTTGGTGAAGATATTTTTATCGCAACAGGAGCGATTCTATTAATGAA
This sequence is a window from Bacillus pseudomycoides DSM 12442. Protein-coding genes within it:
- the pxpA gene encoding 5-oxoprolinase subunit PxpA, whose product is MVTVDLNCDLGEGFGAYKIGNDDKILPFVSSVNIACGFHAGDPTVMRQTVEKALYHNVEIGAHPGFPDLIGFGRRMMYISPEEVYDYVLYQIGALDGFIRAAGGRMHHIKPHGALYNMAATDQEIADAIAKAIYHINPDLFLYGLAKSKFIQAAEKYELKLVQEAFADRTYQLDGTLTSRTEENALIKNEDIAIEQVLQMVKERNVKAVGGKIINIDAQTICIHGDGEHAVQFAERIYRTFRLNDISICAPK
- a CDS encoding DUF969 domain-containing protein — protein: MLKLIGILLVAVGFLFRLNTLLVVMVAGIVTGMVAGMSFYDVISMFGKFFIENRYMSMPILLTLPVIGILERYGLKERAEALISKSKGATTGRVLMSYFTIREASAAVGLNIGGHAQTVRPLVAPMAEGAAHGRYGKLPEKLKEKIKANAAAAENTAWFFGEDIFIATGAILLMKGFFDSVGMHVGVWDMALWGIPTAISAFIVSWIRFKQFDKYIEKTMKKEESQQKEAI